The nucleotide window AAGGCTGCGCTGAGGCCGAGTGCGGCGGTGATCCGTTGTTCGCCCTCGTATCGGAAGACGTCGAGCGTCATCCGATATCCATCCTCCCGAACCGAACGAGACCGACGAGCACCAACACCACAGCCGCCACGAGCAGGATCGCCCCGCCCGCGAGGTCGTAGCTGCCGTCGACGAGGATCGCGGTCGGATCGATGTAGTTCATCGGTGCGACGATTCCTAGGATCTCGTAGTCGGTGCCGATGAACACCGTTTCGAGCAGATACGTGACGACGAGCGTTCCGACGGCGGCGATCCGTGCGTGGCTCTCGTCCGTGAAGAACACCGAGAAGACGAAGCCGACGGCCGCACAGCAGAGCAGGTAGGGGACGGCGAGCGCGTGGAGCACGACGAGGTTCACGGGATCGAGGGTTTGGTCGAGGACGCTCGCAGCCACGGCGAGCACGATCGGCGTGACCGCGTTGATCGCGAGGATCGGGAGTAGTAGCGAGAGGAACTCCTCGCCGGCGAGTCGTGTCCGCGAGACCGGCGCGGCGAGCAGGCTGTCGATCCGGCCGGACTCGATCTCGCCGGCGATCATCGAGGCCGCGTTGTACGCGAGGTAGATGCCGAGCACGAGCAGCCAGCCGACCTGGTAGAGTTCGACCGCGAGGATGCCCGAAAGGGTGTTCATGCTCTCGATGCCGAGCCCCTCCGTGAGCTGTTTGGGAAGCTCGGCGAAGAGACTCGCCAGATCGAGGTCGGTGAACGAGGGGGCGATCGCCACGAACATCGTGCCGTAGAACGCCGCCGCGATCACGATCGTGAGCGCGAGCATCGCCCGGCGCTCGCTCTCGTAGCGCGCGACCTCAAACATCCGCGCTCTCCTCCGGACTCGATTCCGCTTCAGCCGTCCCGCCGGCTGTCGACTCCGTGTCGGGATCGACCTCGCCGTAGAAACGCATGAACACGTCCTCCAGGGGTGCGTCCGCGATGTCGAGATCGAGGATATCGTACGCCACGAGATGCGAGAGGAGATCGTTGTAGTCGCCCGTGAACGTGAAGTTCACGCTCGTGCCGTCGCGGCCGCCCGACGAGACATCCCCGTTTTTGGCGGCTCCATCGGTGGACGACGATCGGTCGCCCGTCGTTTGCGCCCCGTCACCTCTCTCGCCCCCATCGGCCGTCGTCGGCCGGGACGATTGCTCGTCGCCAGCGACGCTCACGTCGTGTGCGCCCTCGATGGCGAACTCTTCTCTGTCGACGGGATCGGCGACGCGCACCGAGACGCGCTTGCCGCCGCGGTCGAGCAGGGTTTCGACGTCTTCGAGTTCGACGAGGTGGCCGTTCCGGATGACGCCGACCCGATCGCAGATCTTCTGGACCTCGCTCAGGATGTGTGAGGAGAAGAAGAACGTCTTCCCCTTCGCCTGCTCGTCGCGGATGAACTCGTAGAAGCGCTCCTGCATCAACGGATCGAGCCCGGAGGTGGGCTCGTCCATGATGACGAGATCGGGGTCGTGCATGAACGCGAGCACGATGGCGAGTTTGCGCTTGTTGCCCGTCGAATACTCGCCGATCTCCCGCTCCATCGGCGGGTCGAACAGTTCGAGCAGCTCCTCGCTGCGCGTGTCGCCCTTGAGCGACGCCTGATAGCGCAGAAACCGCTCGCCGGTGACGTCCTCGTCGAATCCCATCTCGGCGGGGACGTATCCCAGGTGGCGCTTGGCCTCGATCATCGCGTTCCGATCGGTGACGTCGTGACCCAACACCGTTGCGCTCCCGCTCGTCGGCGACTGAAACCCCATCAGCGTGCGGATCGTGGTCGATTTGCCAGCGCCGTTCGGGCCCAGATAGCCGAACACCTCGCCCTCGCGCACCTCGAAGGTGAGATCCTCGTTGGCGCGAACGTCGCCGTAGTGTTTGGTCAGCTCCTCGGTTGTGATTGCGGCCATGGTTCGGCTCGTCCCGATCGCTACGCCCCATGAACGGATGAACGTTGGTCCGAGTCGTTGTCACCGATGCTCGATCCGTGATTTTGTTCCATGGTGAAACTGTCACGAACAGCGGTCGTACGGCCGACAGGAACCCGGAGACCGGCCGCGAGCGTATCGTCGCCTATATATTGGATGGCACGAAATGACACTGCATGCCGGAATGCCAGAACTGTGGTGCGTTCGTGACGGCGGCGTATGCGCGAGTGTTCACCCCAAGCGGCATCGACGAACCACGCGTCTGTCCCCAGTGTGAGGACAAGATCCGCGACGGCGCGGACGTCAGACAGGCGCGCTCGACGCGACGAAGCTAACCTCACTCCTTCTGACGTGCATTCGCGACGACGGCGCTCGCCAGCTCGAACAGCTCCTCGCAGCGCCCCTCGTCGCGCGCCTCGGCGGTGATTCGTACGAGCGGCTGTGTCCCGCTCGCTCGCACCAGCACCCAGCCGTCGTCGAAATCGATCCGAACGCCGTCGAGCGTCCGCACGTCGTCGTACTCCGCAGTCACCTGCTCCTCGACACGCTCCATCACTCCGCTCTTGTCCGCGACCTCGATGCTCTCGCGGCGAATGGGATACGTTTCGATCTCGGCGACGCGCTCGGCGAGCGGGCGCTCGGCGGCGAGGGCCACCAACCGACAGGCTGCGAGCGGGCCGTCCGGACAGAGGGTTTGTGTGGGCCATATCCACGCACCGCTCGGCTCGCCGCCGAAGACCACGTCCGCATCGGTCGCGCGCTCGGCGACGAAGACGTCGCCGACCTTCGTGTGAGTCACCGACGCCGCCGGCGCGAGCGCGTCGTCGACCGCGAGGCTCGTGTCGACGGGGACGGCGACTTGGGGATCGTCGACGTCGCTCTCGGCGACTGCCTCGCGGGCGAAGAGTGCGAGCTGGACGTCGCCCGGAACGAACTCGCCCTCACCGGTCACGGCACGCAGGCGGTCGGCGTCGCCGTCGTGGGCGAGCCCCACCGTGGCGTCGCTCGCCTCGACCAGCGCGCGGAGCGACTCGCAGTTCTCGGCGGTGGGTTCGGAGGGCCGTCCCGGGAAGGAGCCGTCGGGCTGGGCGTTGAGCGTCTCGACCTCGCAGCCGAGCGTCTGGAGCGCCCTGACCGTGACCTCGCCGGCACCGTTGCCGAGATCGACGATCACTGATGGCGGATCGTCGATTTCGATCTCGGCGAGCACGTTCAGGTGGTGTTCGCCCGCGTCGATCTCGCGTCGCTCGCCGAGCTCGTCCCACGGGACGAGGTTCGACTCGCCTTCGCGTACGCGTCGGGCGATCTCCTCGCGTCGTTCCTCGTCGAAGGCCTGTCCGCTCGGCTGCCAGAGCTTGATCCCGTTGTCCGGTGCCGGGTTGTGGCTCGCCGTCACCGAGACGCCCGCGTCGGCCTCCTGCCAGCCGACCGCTCTGGCCACCGTCGGCGTCGCTGCCAGTCCTGCGTCCAGGACGTCGGTGCCGGACTCGCGCAGGCCGGCAGTTAGTGCGTCGGTCAGGAAACGGCCGCTCGCGCGCGGGTCGCGTCCGACGACGACGCGCTCGGCGTCGATCCCGAGCGCGCGCCCCACGTCGAGGGCGAGCGCTGCGGTGACTTCCTCGCCGACCGGTCCCCGGATACCGCTGGTGCCGAACATAGTCGTTCGAGTGCCGAGCCGTACAAAACGCTGACTCACGCGACCACGCCGCTCCAACCCGGATACGAACGCTCTTTCGGATGGCCGACACACACGCTCCATGACCATCGTACTCGTCCGTCACGGCGAAACCGACTGGAACGCCGAGCGACGCCTCCAGGGCTGGGCACCGACGCCGCTGTCCGAGCGCGGGCGTGAGCAGGCAACCCGTGTCGGCGAGCATCTCGCCGCGCGCTACGCGTTCGATCGGGTGATAGCCTCCGATCTCCGGCGGACCCGCGAGACGGCCGAGCGCATTCAGCAGGCGGGTGTCGAACCCGAACCGACGTTCGAGCAGCGCTGGCGCGAGCGCGATTTCGGCGTCTATCAGGGGCTGACCTACGAGACGATGTTCGAGGAGTATCCCGAATTCTCCGTGGGCCAGTCAGGCGAGTCAGCGCTCGCAGTGACGCCCGAACGCGGCGAGAGCCTGCTCGATCTGCGCGAGCGCGTGCTCGCCGGCTTCGACGCGATCGCTGACGACGAAACGGTGCTGGTCGTCACCCACGGCGGGCCGCTCTACGCGGTCTGTAGCCACGCTCTGGACGCTGATTACGCGACGGTTCTCGACGAGCACTCACAGGACAACTGTGCAGTGAACGAGATCAGGCCCGCGGCGGACGGGTTCGAGCTGGTTCGACGGAACGATACGAACTACCGCGATGCGGCGTAGAGCCGATCGATCGTCCTATCGCTGGGACTCCCGGAGGATCAGCGGCTCGATGGCGAGCGTCCGCTTGGCGAGCGTCACGATGCGTGAGATGTAGGAGACGAGCAGCAGGAACGGCAGCAGCGTTATCGTCAGGCTGGCACCGACCAACAGCGCAATGTTCTCGATGCCGAGCGTGCTCCCCGGGAACGTCCCCGCCTCACCGATCACCATCATGATGCCAGCGACGGCGAGCGCGGGGACCGCCGCGTAGAGGATGAGCTGTGAGAGCGACGTCAGCGCCCACTCGAAATACAGCGTCTTGACGTGTTCGCGCGCCGGGCCGAACATCGAGAGCGCGGTCTTCAGCTCGTTCAACAGCTCGTTCTCGCGCTCGCCGAGGTCCGCCTCGTGATCGTTGAGCAGACGTTCGACCTGAAAGATCTTCCAGCCGTAGTTGTAGTTCAGCGCGGCGAACACCACGTCGAAGTTGCCGAACGTGCCTCCCTGCAGCTGATCGCGGACGGTCTCGGAGTTGCCGATGACGCTCTGGGTGAACTGGTCGATCTCCCACCGGAGCTGGTCGCTCTCGATGTCGTCGAACCCGTCGCGGATCGCTTCGGCCCGATCCTGACTGACGTCGATGATGTTCCGGAGGAACGCCGAGGGGTCGGCCGGGCTCGGCGAGCCGACGAGTTCCTCGGTGTAATCACGGAAATCCATCGAGTCCTCCATGCGCTGGCGCTGCTCGCCCAGCGGACCGTTCTCCTGTGAGAGCACGAGCTGGGAGATGGTGACGACGAGTGTCACGCCGGTGATGACCGCGCTGATCATCGTCGAAAAGAGCGTATCGATCGTGTCGCTGTTGTTGAGTTGGGGGACCAACGGCGGTGGTAGTTCAGTCACGCCGATGACGAACACGATGAAGAACGCGATCGCGAGCCCGGCCGTGACGAGGAGTCGGTTCGCCTTGAGCAGTAGCCAGAGTTTGAGGCGGCTCTCGTTGGCGCGCTCGCGCATCGTGTTCGCCGTGCTCACGTCGAGATCTTTATCGACCGCTGAATCGTCGATGTCGGCCGTCACGACCCGTCTCCCGTCGCTGCCGAGTGGGGCCGTTCGAAGACGATATACTTGGTTCCCCCACTGGTGTAGTCGATCGTCTCGACGAGTCGCCAGCCCTCGGCCGCCAGTTCGTTGATCGCGGCCTCCGGGTTGGCGGCCTCCTTTTTCGTCTCGTCGCGTGGTGGCCTGAGAATCTCGTACTCCCACCGCCGGGAGTCCTGATCGTCCATATGCCGTCCAGATTCGGCGACAGTAAAAGTCCCCACGTCTGCCGCACGGCTCGCCGCTATCTCAGGGCAGCCGGTTCCCGCCGGTCGAGACGTTGAGCGTGTCGAGCGTCGTCGAGTTCACGCTGTTGGAGGCGACGATCGTCGCGTTCCGGTTCGTCGGCACCCAGATCGGAACGACGCTCTGGCCCGACGCGACGCTTACCGTGTCGTACGCCTCACCGCTCTCGCCGATGATCGCGATCGTCGTGACGTTGCTCGCCGCCGGTGTTGAGCGCAGCGTGGCGTTCACGCGGAAATGCTCGCTCGCCCACGGCTCCTCGACCGAGAGACTCTCGAAGACCGCCGAGTCGTCCGTATCCGCCGATATCGACGGTCCGAGCGTGAGACAACCGCTGGAAACGAGAACGACGACGAGCACGATCGCGAGAGCACGACGCGGGGCTCCGACCATACCCGTCGTTCACCGGTCGCGAGGAAAACGATTCTGGTCGGTACAACCACCGGCTGAAACGCCCACCCCGTCAGCTCCGTTCGACCATCGTCGTCAGCATGATCCCGTAGCCGATGACGAGCGCCACGAGGCCCGTCACCAGCGCGATCTCCACGGGACCGCTCGCACCCGAGCCGATGGCAACGACCGTGCCCGTCGCGCCGGCGACTGCTCCCGCTTCTGCGCGTCGCGCTTTGTCGAAGCTCTCCCGATCGAGCCGAACGCCCATGTACAATATTTCAACTGGCGATCAATGAATCTTTCTCCGACGGCAGCGCGTGTGCGCTTCAGTCCTCTGGGGTCGGGTACTCCGCACCGAGATCGAGATCATCCTCGGTGGTTCCTTCGCCGGGGCTGACGCTGCCGGTTCGATAGCCCTCCAGATCGAGCGTCACGTGCTCGAAGCCGATGTCCGAGAGGTGATCGCGGGCCGCGCGGGCGAAGTCGGGATCGAGCGCGCGCTCCAGCTCGTCGGGCGCGACCTCGATACGGGCTAGGCCGTCGTGATCGCGCACGCGGAACTGCTCGAACCCCCAGGTTCGCAACAGGGTTTCGGCCTTCTCGACGCGCGTCAGCCGCTCCTCGGTGACCTCCAATCCCGTGGGGATCCGCGAGGAGAGACACGCCATCGATGGTTTCTCCGAGACCGAGAGCTCGTACTCGCGGGCGATCTCCCTGACCTCCTCCTTGGTGATCCCGTGTTCGAGCAGCGGCGAGTAGGCGTTCAGCTCCTCGACGGCGCGAAGGCCGGGCCGGTGGCCCCCGCCCGGATCGGAAGCGTTCGTCCCGTCACAGACGGTCTCGATTCCCAGCTCGCGGGCGGCGTCGAACATCGCCGACAGCCGCATCGTCCGGCAGTGATAGCAGCGCTCGCCGTCGTTCTTGACGAACTCGTCGCTATCGAGCTCGGAGAACTCGACGATCTCGTGGCGGATCCCGATCTCCTCGGCGACCTCGCTGGCCCCGCCGAGTTCGGCGTCGGGCAGCGTCTCGCTTTTCGCGGTGCAGGCCACCGCGTCGTCGCCGAGCGCGTCGTGGGCCAGCGCTGCGACGACGCTCGAATCTACGCCGCCGGAAAAGGCGACGAGCACGCCGTCACTGTCCGCGAGATCTTCGCGGGCGGCGACCGCTTTCTCTCGGACGCTCATGGTCACGATGGGCGGTCGCGCGCCAAAAGCACGGCGCTCGTGCGCTGCCCGGATGGTTTTTCTCCCCGGCGGGGGAGTATCGACTCGATGGAGCTCGAATCCATCTCCGGGGTCGGGGAGAAGACCGCGGCACGCCTCCAGTCGATCGAGGAGCCGGAGCGCGCGCTGCGGGAGGGTGACGTGGCGGCGCTCGCGCGCGCACCGGGGATCACGCCGGGACGGGCGGCGGCTATCGCCCGCGCGGCCATCCGTGCCGAACACGACGATTCGGGGACCTTCCTCGCCACCGATCGCGCACGGGAGATCCATCGCACCGTGCTCGATCTCCTCCAGGAACGCGCGGTCACCGACGACGCCGCCCACAGGTTAGAGACGCTCTTCCCGACGGGCAGCGCTTCGCGCATTGAGGAGGTCCGCGAGTGGGTCGAGACGGCGATGGAACGCGAGCCCGATCCCGACACTCTGGACGCGCTCGTCGGCGTCGGGCCACTTGAATCCCCGCCGACGGACCGAATTCGTGAGCGCTGTCTCGCGACCGCGGACGCCGAACGCCACGCCGAGGCCCAGGAGGCGTTCCCGGAGCTGTCGGTCGAGATCGTCGAGGACACGCGCGGGCTGGCGGATCTCGCGCGCGGCTACGCGACCGTCATCGTTCTCGACGAGGCGTTCGCCGGCGTCGACATCGACGGCGACGTGCGCGTCATGCCGGACGCGCTCGACAGTCCTGAGGAGGTGGTGCCCGAGCGCACGCTCGCCTTCTTCGCGCACAACCGCGAGCGCATCCGCGCGGCGAGCGCCGTCCATCGCGTCGCAGAGCTCGACGCACCCCTCGATCTCGCGGCGCTCAACGATCGGCTCGTGAAGCTCGACGACGACGGCACGGTGATCGGCGACGACGAACTCGACCGGCTGGAACGCGCCGTCGCGGACCTCGATGCGGCGGTCTCCACGGCCGAAAGCGTCGCCAACGATCGTCTTCGGGAGGCCATCGAGGAGCGCGACGTCACGATCGAGGGGGCCGATCTGCTCTCGCTGGTCGAGCAGGGCGCGGGCGTCGATTCGCTTCTCTCGCGCGAACTCGAAGACGAACACGCCGCCGCCATCGAGGCCGCACGCGACCAGCTCGTCGATGCGCTGGCGCTCGACAGTAGCGAGGCCGAACTCGCGACGCGCGCGTTCCCCGAGGAGCCGATGTTTCCGGTCGAGCACGACGAGGGGATCGTCAACCGCCTGCGCGAGGACCTGACGGTGGCGCGCGATCGGCGGGCGAGTCGATTGAAACGCGATCTCGCGGCCGATCTCGCCGGCATGCGCGAGGGCTGTGACGAGCTCGTCCAGGCGGCGCTCGCGCGCGACGTCGAACTCGCCGTGTCGCGCTTCGCCCGTGATTTCGACTGCGTGCTCCCCGCCTTCGAGGGCTCGGGCATCGCCATCGAGGGGGGTTGCTCGCCGCTGCTCGACTGCGCCTTCGCGAAGGTCGAGCCGATCGACTACGAGGTGTCGGGCCCGACCCTCCTCTCGGGCGTGAACTCGGGCGGCAAGACATCGACGCTCGACCTGCTCGCGCTCGTGACGGTGCTCTCGCATATGGGGTTGCCCGTCCCCGCCGACTCGGTTCGCATCGAGCGCTACGAGGCGCTGCACTACCAGGAGAAGAGCCAGGGCACGCTCGATGCGGGCGCGTTCGAGGCCACGCTCCGGGAATTTGCCGGCCTCGTCGCCGGCGGAAAACACCGACTCGTCCTCGTCGACGAACTCGAAAGCATCACCGAGCCCGGCGCGTCGGCGACGATCATCGCCGGCATCCTGGAGGAGCTCGCCGGCAGTACGACGGGCGTGTTCGTCTCACATCTCGCTGGCGAAATCAGCGAGGCGGCGGATTTCTCGGTCTCGATCGACGGGATCGAAGCCGTCGGACTCGAAAATGGAGAACTGGTCGTCGAGCGCTCGCCGAAGAAGGACGTGCTCGCGCGCTCGACGCCCGAACTCATCGTCGAGAAGCTCGCCACGGAATCCGACGACGACACCGACGGGTTCTACGAGAAACTGCTGGGGAAGTTCGAGTAGTCGGGTCGGTATCGCGCGTCCGATCCGCCATCGCGCTCCCGAACGGCTGTCCGCACGGAGTGGAACCGCTGATCGACTCACCGCGAATCACGACACGGACGGGAGTCGCGTGCCGCCGCAACCGCGGCAAACGAAACTCCGGTTGTACCAGCAGTTATGCCGTTGGGCCGTCTCCCGTCGATCGCAATGGACGTCCACGAGGGTCTAACCCGTTCGTACGAGCGCACGTTCAGCGAGGACGACATCCAGCGATTCGCCGAACTGTCGGGCGATACGGGCCAACAGCACGTCGAGCGCGATGCCGAGGGCCGACTGATGGCCCAGGGACTGCTCACCGCGACGCTCCCGACGAAACTCGGCGGCGACATCGACTATATCGCCCACACGCTCGAGTTCGAGTTCGTGCGCCCGGTCTTCGCCGGCGACGCCATCACCTGCGAGTCGGAGATCCGATCGCTCACCGAGACCGACGACCGGACGCTGATGGAGTCGACGTTCGTCTGCCACAACGGGGACGGGGAGGTCGTCATGCGCGGCGAGTCCGAGGGGATGATCCCCGCGTAGAACCGCCCGCCGCCCGCACTGACCTCTCCCCTCCCAAATTACCACTGCTCATATCGCGCTGGCAATAATTACTGACAACTAACGAAGGGTTTTGGTGAGGGAGCCGGTAGCACGGGTATGGACGACGACCGGCGGTTCGACACGACTGCTATCGCCACCGGCGGGCGCGCCTCGGAGACCGGCGACGTAGTGCGACCGATTCACCTCTCCTCGACGTTCGAACTCGACGCGCTCGATCCGAGCGTCGGGCTCGACGACGCCGACCCGGCGGCCGGCGAGTTCCTCTACTCGCGACTCTCGAACCCGACGCGACACGCCCTCGAAGAGCGCCTCGCAGCGCTCGAAGGTGGCGACCGCGCGTTCGCCTTCTCTTCGGGCACGGCGGCGATCGCGACCACGGCGCTCTCGGTCGTCGAACCCGGCGACCACGTCGTCGCGTTCGACGATCTCTACGCCGGCACGCGCCGCCTCCTGGAGACCGTCTTCGAGAACCGTCTCGACGTGGCCGTCGATTTCGTCGACGCGACCGATTCCGAGACCGTGGCGGCAGCCATCGAGCCCGAAACGACCCTCGTGATGATGGAGACGCCGACGAACCCCCTGCTGAAGCTCTGCGACATCGAGGCCATCGCGGCGGCGGTCGGCGACGACGCGACCTTCGTCGTCGACAACACCTTCCTGAGTCCGTACTTCCAACAGCCGCTCGAACTGGGAGCCGACGTCGTGGTCCACAGCACGACCAAGTATATAAATGGTCACTCCGACTCGGTCGGCGGCGCGGCGATCACGAGCGATGCCGACCTCGCCGCGACGCTCGAATTCCACCAGCGGGTCGGACTCGGCGACATGCTCGCCCCCTTCGATTCGTTCCTCGTCGCGCGCGGGCTGAAGACGCTCCCCGTCCGGATGGAGCGCCACGCGGACAACGCATCGATCCTCGCCACCCACCTCGACGAGCACGAGGCGGTTCGCACCGTGCACTACCCGGGGCTCGAGAGCCATCCCCAGCACGAACTCGCGCGCACACAGCAGTCCGGCTTCGGCGGTGTGCTCTCGTTCGAACTCGACGGCGACTTCGAGGATGCGCAGGCCTTCCTCGAAGCGCTCGACGTGTTCTCGCTCGCCGTGAGCCTCGGCGGCGTCGAGAGTCTCATCGAGCATCCCGCCGGGATGACCCACGAGCCGATCCCGCGCGAGACGCGCCTCGAAAACGGCATCACCGACACCCTGATCCGGGTCTCTGTCGGCATCGAACATCCCGAAGACCTGCTCGCCGATCTCGAACGCGGCTTCGCGGCGATGGAGCGGGCCGACGCGCCGACGACCGACTGAGTTGAGGGGTGGTCGGGGTGAGTTTTCAGAGCCCTCGCGTCGCTCCGCCGTTCCGGAAGTCCGCCGCGCCGGTGTATTCACCGGTCTCCGGGTCTTGTCGGATCGTCATGACGTTGCCGAGCGTCGTGAACGGCGAGAGCTCGTAGCCGAGATCGCGTAGCCCCTGCTGGACGTCCTCTGGCACGCTTGCCTCGGGATAGATCGCGGGCTCCGAGTTGGCGTAGAGGCGCGGTTCGGCGACCGCCTCGGCGAGGTCCATGTCGAAGTCGACGAGATTGATGATCATCTCCGCGACCGTCGTGATGATCGTCGTGCCACCGGGCGATCCCACCGTGAACAAGGGTTTCCCGTCGCGGAAGACGATCGTCGGGCTCGTCGAGCTGAGCGGCCGCTTGAGGGGTTGGACCTCGTTCGGACCGCCGGGTTCGGCATCGAAGTCGGTGATCTCGTTGTTGAGCATGAATCCGTGGCCGGGCACCATGATGCCGCTGCCGAACAGCTGCTCGATCGTGCTCGTCCACGAGACCATGTTCCCCTCGCTGTCGGCGACCGTGAAGTGCGTCGTGCTGCCGCGCGGGCTGGGAATGTACGGGCGCGGTGCGTCCTTGACTTGGGAGACGTCGTCGACAGTGAGTGGGTCGATGGCGTACGGTTCGCCGGGCTGGTAGCTCCACGGCTCCCCCGGCTGCTGGGTCTTGGTCGTCACCCCGCCGCCCTCGATCGTCGCCCGGCGCTCGCCGAGATACTCCTCGTCGAGCAGCCCCTGCCACGGCGCATCGACGAACTGTTTGTCGCCCATGTACTCGCCACGGTCGGCGTAGGCCAGTTTGTACGCCTCCGCCAGCAGTCGGTAGAGCTCGATCGACTGTCGATCGTACCCCGCGAGATCGAACGGTTCGAGCAGCGAGAGGATATGCGCGATCGTCAGCCCGCCGGAGCTCGGCAGCGGCTGCGTTCGCACCGTGACGTCGCCGTATTCGACGTACTCCGGCGTGTCGATGGTCACGTTGTACGCGCCCAGATCGGCGGGCGTCATGCTGCCGCCGTTCTTTTGGACGACGTCGGCGACCGCCTCACCGACACCACCTTTGTAGAGTGCGCCGACACCGTTCTCGGCGATGGTCTCGAAGGTCGCGGCGAGATCCGGCTGTTCGACACGATCACCGATGGCGAGCGGTGT belongs to Halococcus qingdaonensis and includes:
- a CDS encoding ABC transporter permease subunit, with the protein product MFEVARYESERRAMLALTIVIAAAFYGTMFVAIAPSFTDLDLASLFAELPKQLTEGLGIESMNTLSGILAVELYQVGWLLVLGIYLAYNAASMIAGEIESGRIDSLLAAPVSRTRLAGEEFLSLLLPILAINAVTPIVLAVAASVLDQTLDPVNLVVLHALAVPYLLCCAAVGFVFSVFFTDESHARIAAVGTLVVTYLLETVFIGTDYEILGIVAPMNYIDPTAILVDGSYDLAGGAILLVAAVVLVLVGLVRFGRMDIG
- a CDS encoding ABC transporter ATP-binding protein; protein product: MAAITTEELTKHYGDVRANEDLTFEVREGEVFGYLGPNGAGKSTTIRTLMGFQSPTSGSATVLGHDVTDRNAMIEAKRHLGYVPAEMGFDEDVTGERFLRYQASLKGDTRSEELLELFDPPMEREIGEYSTGNKRKLAIVLAFMHDPDLVIMDEPTSGLDPLMQERFYEFIRDEQAKGKTFFFSSHILSEVQKICDRVGVIRNGHLVELEDVETLLDRGGKRVSVRVADPVDREEFAIEGAHDVSVAGDEQSSRPTTADGGERGDGAQTTGDRSSSTDGAAKNGDVSSGGRDGTSVNFTFTGDYNDLLSHLVAYDILDLDIADAPLEDVFMRFYGEVDPDTESTAGGTAEAESSPEESADV
- a CDS encoding DUF7563 family protein; this encodes MPECQNCGAFVTAAYARVFTPSGIDEPRVCPQCEDKIRDGADVRQARSTRRS
- the glmM gene encoding phosphoglucosamine mutase, yielding MFGTSGIRGPVGEEVTAALALDVGRALGIDAERVVVGRDPRASGRFLTDALTAGLRESGTDVLDAGLAATPTVARAVGWQEADAGVSVTASHNPAPDNGIKLWQPSGQAFDEERREEIARRVREGESNLVPWDELGERREIDAGEHHLNVLAEIEIDDPPSVIVDLGNGAGEVTVRALQTLGCEVETLNAQPDGSFPGRPSEPTAENCESLRALVEASDATVGLAHDGDADRLRAVTGEGEFVPGDVQLALFAREAVAESDVDDPQVAVPVDTSLAVDDALAPAASVTHTKVGDVFVAERATDADVVFGGEPSGAWIWPTQTLCPDGPLAACRLVALAAERPLAERVAEIETYPIRRESIEVADKSGVMERVEEQVTAEYDDVRTLDGVRIDFDDGWVLVRASGTQPLVRITAEARDEGRCEELFELASAVVANARQKE
- a CDS encoding histidine phosphatase family protein, encoding MTIVLVRHGETDWNAERRLQGWAPTPLSERGREQATRVGEHLAARYAFDRVIASDLRRTRETAERIQQAGVEPEPTFEQRWRERDFGVYQGLTYETMFEEYPEFSVGQSGESALAVTPERGESLLDLRERVLAGFDAIADDETVLVVTHGGPLYAVCSHALDADYATVLDEHSQDNCAVNEIRPAADGFELVRRNDTNYRDAA
- a CDS encoding DUF4177 domain-containing protein; this encodes MDDQDSRRWEYEILRPPRDETKKEAANPEAAINELAAEGWRLVETIDYTSGGTKYIVFERPHSAATGDGS
- the larE gene encoding ATP-dependent sacrificial sulfur transferase LarE; translated protein: MSVREKAVAAREDLADSDGVLVAFSGGVDSSVVAALAHDALGDDAVACTAKSETLPDAELGGASEVAEEIGIRHEIVEFSELDSDEFVKNDGERCYHCRTMRLSAMFDAARELGIETVCDGTNASDPGGGHRPGLRAVEELNAYSPLLEHGITKEEVREIAREYELSVSEKPSMACLSSRIPTGLEVTEERLTRVEKAETLLRTWGFEQFRVRDHDGLARIEVAPDELERALDPDFARAARDHLSDIGFEHVTLDLEGYRTGSVSPGEGTTEDDLDLGAEYPTPED
- a CDS encoding helix-hairpin-helix domain-containing protein, whose amino-acid sequence is MELESISGVGEKTAARLQSIEEPERALREGDVAALARAPGITPGRAAAIARAAIRAEHDDSGTFLATDRAREIHRTVLDLLQERAVTDDAAHRLETLFPTGSASRIEEVREWVETAMEREPDPDTLDALVGVGPLESPPTDRIRERCLATADAERHAEAQEAFPELSVEIVEDTRGLADLARGYATVIVLDEAFAGVDIDGDVRVMPDALDSPEEVVPERTLAFFAHNRERIRAASAVHRVAELDAPLDLAALNDRLVKLDDDGTVIGDDELDRLERAVADLDAAVSTAESVANDRLREAIEERDVTIEGADLLSLVEQGAGVDSLLSRELEDEHAAAIEAARDQLVDALALDSSEAELATRAFPEEPMFPVEHDEGIVNRLREDLTVARDRRASRLKRDLAADLAGMREGCDELVQAALARDVELAVSRFARDFDCVLPAFEGSGIAIEGGCSPLLDCAFAKVEPIDYEVSGPTLLSGVNSGGKTSTLDLLALVTVLSHMGLPVPADSVRIERYEALHYQEKSQGTLDAGAFEATLREFAGLVAGGKHRLVLVDELESITEPGASATIIAGILEELAGSTTGVFVSHLAGEISEAADFSVSIDGIEAVGLENGELVVERSPKKDVLARSTPELIVEKLATESDDDTDGFYEKLLGKFE
- a CDS encoding FAS1-like dehydratase domain-containing protein, which gives rise to MDVHEGLTRSYERTFSEDDIQRFAELSGDTGQQHVERDAEGRLMAQGLLTATLPTKLGGDIDYIAHTLEFEFVRPVFAGDAITCESEIRSLTETDDRTLMESTFVCHNGDGEVVMRGESEGMIPA
- a CDS encoding trans-sulfuration enzyme family protein, with the translated sequence MDDDRRFDTTAIATGGRASETGDVVRPIHLSSTFELDALDPSVGLDDADPAAGEFLYSRLSNPTRHALEERLAALEGGDRAFAFSSGTAAIATTALSVVEPGDHVVAFDDLYAGTRRLLETVFENRLDVAVDFVDATDSETVAAAIEPETTLVMMETPTNPLLKLCDIEAIAAAVGDDATFVVDNTFLSPYFQQPLELGADVVVHSTTKYINGHSDSVGGAAITSDADLAATLEFHQRVGLGDMLAPFDSFLVARGLKTLPVRMERHADNASILATHLDEHEAVRTVHYPGLESHPQHELARTQQSGFGGVLSFELDGDFEDAQAFLEALDVFSLAVSLGGVESLIEHPAGMTHEPIPRETRLENGITDTLIRVSVGIEHPEDLLADLERGFAAMERADAPTTD